In Fibrobacter sp. UWB2, one DNA window encodes the following:
- a CDS encoding TIGR02171 family protein has protein sequence MKREAFANIGFLAFFALTLALLNSCTDHNSSLSSGEPSPVDSDIEGFAFVKASGRSALLGTNLNSARKSDTPQMEAYFTYDFYIGEHEVTCGEYHALRKEAGAKCDGIYGNKSPITNVTFYDAVLYANAKSKSENLDTVYTYTSASFDASGSCDNLTGLIFHETVKGYRLPTEAEWVYVASKGWDPEKGWNSVNSDYTFHDVATSPANPLGVYDMAGNVLEWVNDWMTYFQKEAVTNFVGGADEGSLGERVVKGGSYRNEPLAITLYNRGDVYTVTGSSKGDYLGFRLALGEIPNASWLDENGSVKESVVKSQIAIFEMKHLTGTFESKLVFRNDISSNLSFIDFGSGVISVVEIDNTEKAYHPDISPDGKRVAYSTSIEGLGGVSSVYVRNLDATGSDLVKLDVENAAIPRWKLLENGDTAIVYVTSSANNKDDEAFAATSTWQVPFNNGKFGKPKKLFDGAYHGGVSATKQLAVSGARLLRARVAPSGKTVLNGIDTVWYGGEQACNVSLANDGSDRTAFLDFGGKTGAEFVGQSYRTHERLLIADAKGKLIQSVAAPKGYTFDHTEWVLGGSNYVVATLANASGAHQKIVLINLSDSTVTTLAEGDELWHPCLWHSKNLYNSKELDTDSAGVYYLSSAYYSALELRVKMQRFWENRDEITAVALGSSRTMFALHDKDVESHHLLNMAYSAGQITGMGYLFVNYVLNHLKNLKVLVLELSPDFLWYDGFSTWINIIYNKVPGFKYDENHNFWVDGLPEHFVDAVKVTPRPETALQHPYTLEDFLLPDATWGYPVLLRDSTEAEFDSPVYKENFECFKYVIKIARQKGLKVVVTILPQNPAYAETGSFGVYGPRKSIAKDVIDSIKAMDVIFFDEYKFGAHDYTDEMAYNVDHLSTSGAKQYTHRLDSLLSTLKK, from the coding sequence ATGAAACGAGAAGCCTTTGCAAATATCGGGTTCCTTGCATTTTTTGCGTTGACTCTAGCGCTTTTGAATTCGTGTACCGATCACAACAGTTCTCTTTCTTCGGGAGAACCTTCGCCTGTCGATTCGGATATTGAAGGTTTTGCCTTCGTAAAGGCTAGTGGTCGGTCGGCACTTTTGGGGACTAATTTGAATAGTGCCCGCAAGAGCGATACGCCCCAGATGGAAGCTTATTTTACGTATGACTTTTACATAGGCGAGCATGAGGTTACCTGTGGTGAGTACCACGCCTTGCGCAAGGAGGCTGGTGCCAAGTGCGATGGCATATATGGTAACAAAAGTCCCATCACGAACGTGACTTTTTATGATGCAGTCCTTTATGCCAATGCCAAAAGCAAGAGCGAAAACCTTGATACCGTTTATACGTACACTAGCGCTTCTTTTGATGCGTCCGGCAGTTGCGACAACTTGACGGGACTCATCTTCCATGAAACTGTGAAGGGGTATCGTTTGCCGACGGAAGCCGAATGGGTCTATGTGGCAAGCAAGGGCTGGGATCCTGAAAAGGGCTGGAATAGCGTCAATTCGGATTATACGTTCCATGATGTGGCGACATCTCCGGCGAACCCTCTTGGCGTTTACGACATGGCTGGTAACGTCCTTGAATGGGTAAATGACTGGATGACTTATTTCCAGAAAGAGGCGGTGACTAATTTTGTCGGCGGTGCCGATGAAGGTAGCCTTGGTGAACGCGTTGTCAAGGGGGGCAGTTACAGGAATGAACCTTTGGCGATAACCTTGTACAACCGTGGCGATGTCTATACGGTGACTGGCTCAAGCAAGGGCGATTATCTTGGGTTTAGGCTTGCTTTAGGTGAAATTCCCAACGCTTCTTGGCTTGACGAAAACGGCTCTGTCAAGGAATCTGTCGTGAAGTCGCAGATAGCCATTTTCGAAATGAAACACTTGACGGGAACGTTTGAATCCAAGCTTGTATTCCGCAATGACATATCGAGCAATTTGTCCTTTATTGATTTTGGAAGTGGCGTTATTTCCGTTGTCGAAATCGACAATACGGAGAAGGCTTATCACCCCGATATCTCACCAGATGGCAAGCGCGTGGCGTATAGCACGAGCATTGAAGGTTTGGGTGGAGTATCTAGCGTTTATGTGCGCAACCTGGATGCAACGGGTTCGGACCTTGTCAAGCTGGATGTTGAAAATGCCGCTATCCCGCGCTGGAAACTTTTGGAAAATGGCGATACGGCGATTGTCTATGTGACTAGTTCCGCAAATAACAAGGACGATGAAGCATTTGCGGCTACGAGCACATGGCAGGTGCCTTTTAACAATGGCAAGTTTGGCAAGCCCAAAAAGCTCTTTGATGGCGCTTATCATGGCGGCGTGAGTGCGACAAAGCAACTCGCTGTTTCTGGCGCGAGACTTTTGCGTGCTCGAGTTGCCCCGAGCGGGAAAACGGTTCTTAATGGAATCGATACCGTCTGGTATGGCGGTGAACAGGCTTGTAATGTGTCTTTGGCTAATGACGGTAGCGATAGAACGGCCTTCCTCGATTTTGGTGGCAAGACGGGTGCAGAATTTGTAGGCCAGTCTTACCGCACGCATGAACGCCTCTTGATTGCTGATGCGAAGGGAAAACTCATACAGAGTGTTGCAGCTCCGAAGGGTTATACCTTTGACCATACGGAATGGGTGCTGGGTGGCTCTAATTACGTTGTTGCAACGCTTGCCAATGCCAGTGGCGCCCATCAGAAAATCGTATTGATTAACTTGTCCGATAGCACGGTGACAACTCTTGCCGAAGGCGATGAACTCTGGCATCCGTGCCTGTGGCATTCTAAAAACCTCTATAACAGCAAGGAACTTGATACCGATAGCGCAGGCGTCTATTATTTGTCCAGTGCCTATTATAGCGCTTTGGAACTTCGTGTGAAAATGCAGCGATTCTGGGAAAATCGCGATGAAATTACAGCCGTCGCCCTGGGCTCTTCGCGCACGATGTTCGCCTTGCACGACAAGGATGTCGAATCGCACCACTTGCTCAATATGGCCTATTCCGCGGGGCAAATTACGGGAATGGGGTATTTGTTTGTCAACTATGTGCTGAACCATCTCAAGAATTTGAAGGTCCTGGTGCTTGAACTTTCTCCGGACTTCTTATGGTATGACGGCTTTTCGACATGGATAAATATTATATACAATAAGGTCCCGGGCTTCAAGTACGACGAAAACCACAATTTCTGGGTTGATGGCTTGCCGGAACATTTTGTCGACGCCGTAAAGGTGACCCCGCGCCCGGAAACGGCGCTTCAGCATCCTTATACGCTAGAAGATTTCTTGCTTCCGGATGCTACATGGGGGTATCCGGTATTGCTGAGAGATTCCACGGAGGCTGAATTTGATTCTCCGGTCTACAAGGAAAATTTTGAGTGCTTTAAGTATGTGATAAAAATAGCTCGTCAGAAGGGGCTCAAGGTCGTTGTGACAATCCTACCGCAGAATCCTGCATACGCAGAGACGGGCTCGTTTGGCGTTTATGGTCCAAGAAAGAGTATTGCCAAGGATGTTATTGATTCCATAAAGGCAATGGATGTTATATTTTTTGATGAATACAAGTTCGGAGCTCATGACTATACGGACGAGATGGCGTATAACGTTGACCACTTGAGTACATCAGGTGCAAAACAGTACACCCATAGACTTGATTCGTTATTGTCGACTTTAAAAAAGTAG
- a CDS encoding TIGR02171 family protein yields MRYLLIALSALLYACTDSNSTTGFNEDAVNTAEDSLSGMIRVSGNAVAHLGTNDATAKSTERPQMDVLLTYDFSIGKNEVTCGDFNALMKPATGLKVKCITNMYPATDVTYYDAVLFANERSKSEGRDTAYTYIATQFDDGKHCTNLDGFAFHPEVDGYRLPTEAEWSLVAKAAWNAGGWTAENSDYQLHEVCGKFDKNTKVCDMLGNAMEWVNDWYGGFLDTTLTNYVGSPDAGMFGMRVVKGGSYRNALNSIHLYNRGDVYPVTCSSHVDYVGFRLAYGSIPDAVWLGSNGKPATSRVVSLANSTVIRSQTGTYKVKLAFRDDLTGNLAYIDYSSGASVVNEIVDNIPVYHPEISPDGKKVAFCTNIEGLSGKSEVYVRDLNTSGSNLVKLDVESAAIPRWRVLENGDTVIVYVTEAGNNKDEASFKTASTWQVKFADGKFGKPEKLFDGAYHGGVSEDNRLAVTGARILRARIAKPGSTVMTDAVDTVWYKYNDEAEQACNASLAKDSSKRTLFLDFGGKTGQSFAETSYMTHERLLVVDSTGTLVQSVAAPSGFTFDHSEWAFGARNIAVATLTNINGAHSKIVLLNLSKDQQIELAEGDELWHPNLWVKKDFDLDDDLMLNLDSAGVYFREGQDWAHISMGYKMSLLWKYRNDVEILCVGSSRTENSVMVTSITSGFALNTGHSGNDMNASLYVAENYGLNHLKKLKSIVVSLDLDLWHNSMEYTEILIATTPGFVYDASHGFWTSGLPDGFLEAVELSSQYSDVARTIYEPTRGFFSDVGSGWGNASVELDSNWHGDVGMQKIEWNIKRLKDFIIKTEPLGVNIVGVIFPQNPGYRNTGSWGRYGPRRSVAKDIMDSLSKFQKQYPHFHVLDENKSGYHDYEDDCAVNTDHLSLIGAAKVTGRIDSLLKTLK; encoded by the coding sequence ATGAGATATCTTTTAATTGCTTTATCGGCGCTTTTATATGCATGTACTGATTCTAACAGTACAACGGGATTTAACGAAGATGCTGTGAATACAGCTGAAGATTCCCTTTCGGGTATGATCCGTGTTTCTGGAAATGCCGTGGCTCACTTGGGAACAAATGACGCTACGGCAAAGTCTACGGAACGCCCGCAAATGGATGTCCTGTTGACCTATGATTTTTCGATTGGAAAAAATGAGGTGACTTGTGGAGACTTCAATGCCTTGATGAAACCGGCAACGGGGCTCAAGGTGAAGTGCATTACGAATATGTATCCGGCAACGGATGTGACTTATTACGATGCGGTGCTTTTCGCGAACGAACGTAGCAAGTCCGAGGGGCGCGATACCGCCTATACGTATATCGCGACTCAGTTTGATGATGGAAAACATTGTACGAACTTGGATGGTTTTGCCTTCCACCCCGAAGTCGATGGTTACCGTTTGCCGACCGAAGCCGAATGGTCTCTTGTGGCGAAGGCAGCTTGGAACGCTGGTGGCTGGACTGCCGAGAATTCGGACTATCAGCTCCATGAAGTTTGCGGCAAGTTTGATAAGAATACGAAAGTCTGCGATATGCTCGGTAACGCCATGGAATGGGTGAACGATTGGTATGGCGGATTTTTGGATACGACTTTGACAAACTATGTGGGGTCTCCGGATGCGGGCATGTTTGGAATGCGCGTGGTCAAGGGCGGTAGCTATAGGAATGCGTTAAATTCAATCCATCTCTACAATCGTGGCGACGTGTACCCAGTAACTTGCTCGAGCCATGTGGACTATGTCGGGTTCCGCCTGGCTTATGGCTCTATTCCTGATGCGGTGTGGCTTGGCTCTAATGGAAAGCCGGCAACAAGCCGCGTTGTATCGCTTGCCAATTCTACAGTCATTCGTTCTCAGACGGGGACATATAAAGTGAAGCTTGCTTTCCGTGACGACCTTACGGGAAATCTGGCTTATATTGATTACTCGAGCGGCGCTTCGGTTGTAAATGAAATTGTGGATAACATCCCCGTGTACCACCCTGAAATATCACCTGATGGGAAAAAGGTTGCGTTCTGCACGAATATTGAAGGCCTTTCAGGAAAGTCTGAAGTTTATGTGCGCGACTTGAATACCTCGGGATCAAACCTCGTGAAACTCGATGTCGAAAGTGCCGCAATCCCGCGCTGGCGTGTGCTCGAAAACGGTGATACTGTGATTGTGTATGTGACGGAAGCGGGCAATAACAAGGATGAAGCTTCATTCAAGACCGCGTCTACGTGGCAGGTCAAGTTTGCAGATGGCAAGTTTGGCAAACCTGAAAAACTTTTTGATGGCGCTTATCACGGTGGTGTCAGCGAAGACAATCGCCTTGCCGTTACAGGGGCGAGAATCCTGCGTGCACGTATCGCAAAGCCGGGTTCTACAGTTATGACTGATGCGGTTGACACGGTTTGGTACAAGTATAATGACGAGGCGGAACAGGCCTGCAATGCCTCGCTTGCAAAGGATAGCAGTAAGCGTACCTTGTTCCTCGATTTTGGCGGCAAGACTGGTCAGAGCTTTGCTGAAACGAGTTACATGACGCATGAACGCTTGCTTGTCGTGGATTCGACGGGAACGCTTGTCCAGTCGGTGGCGGCACCGAGCGGATTTACATTTGACCATAGCGAATGGGCGTTTGGCGCCCGTAACATTGCCGTTGCAACGTTGACAAACATAAATGGTGCGCATTCAAAGATTGTGCTGCTTAATTTGTCGAAAGATCAGCAAATCGAACTCGCTGAAGGTGATGAACTTTGGCACCCGAATCTGTGGGTGAAAAAGGATTTTGACCTGGATGACGACTTGATGCTCAATCTCGATAGTGCAGGCGTGTACTTTAGAGAAGGGCAAGACTGGGCGCACATTTCGATGGGCTACAAGATGTCGCTTTTGTGGAAGTACAGAAACGATGTCGAAATCCTGTGCGTCGGTAGCTCGAGAACCGAAAATAGTGTGATGGTCACGTCGATTACATCTGGTTTTGCTCTGAACACTGGGCATTCGGGTAACGACATGAACGCCTCGCTTTATGTTGCCGAAAACTATGGCCTCAACCATTTGAAAAAACTGAAGAGCATCGTGGTATCCCTGGATTTGGACCTTTGGCACAACTCCATGGAATATACGGAAATCCTGATTGCGACGACACCGGGATTTGTGTACGATGCTAGCCATGGATTCTGGACTTCTGGATTGCCGGATGGCTTCTTGGAAGCGGTTGAGCTTTCTTCGCAGTATTCCGATGTGGCAAGGACGATTTATGAACCTACACGTGGATTCTTTAGCGATGTGGGCTCGGGCTGGGGGAATGCTTCTGTGGAACTTGACTCTAACTGGCATGGCGATGTCGGCATGCAAAAGATTGAATGGAACATCAAGCGCTTGAAGGACTTCATTATCAAAACGGAACCTTTGGGCGTGAATATCGTTGGCGTCATTTTCCCGCAGAATCCGGGGTACCGCAATACCGGTTCTTGGGGCCGTTACGGACCGAGACGCTCTGTGGCCAAGGATATCATGGATTCCCTCAGCAAGTTCCAGAAACAGTATCCGCATTTCCATGTGCTAGACGAAAATAAGAGTGGATATCATGACTATGAGGATGACTGTGCGGTAAATACGGACCATCTGAGTTTAATTGGTGCGGCCAAAGTCACGGGGCGTATTGATTCACTACTGAAAACGCTGAAGTGA